AACTAATTTCGTTACTAAGTTCGTTTACGTTATTCGTGGATTTCATTTGATTGTAACATATTCAATCAATAATTTTCATCCAACTTCGAACAATTGGACCttaaaatataatcttttacGATATTAGCATAAACGACGacataaaaacgaaaattcCCTATTCAAAATACCATaaccaacaaaacattttcattggGAAATAACCCCAAATTTCGATACCATCCATCATCATTATCACCTGCTTCAAATTGCCATAGTGAATGCATGGCAAATTTAAATTCGTCCCATTATTGTTTTATCGGGCCAAAACATCCGGTAACGTGACTTAACgtcctttataaataatatttatagtagaAAAGGTAATGTCTGTAATACAAAGTTTGTTTGAATAATTGGCTGACAAAACATGGTATTGAGAATTTGTCTCTCATTATTGCTTGGTCTATTTGAATGTCAGAGAATAAAGGCATTGTTTTCTTATACGGTAAATTGGCGATGTTTGGAAATCACGAGTTTATTTGGCAAGTAGTAAATTTTCGTTCTCATATTGAGGAGAAATAATTGTGCGATCATAATTATAGATAGCGCTACAGCAAATTACCTGGAAGCGGTTAATCATTGAACAAATGATAAAGCTTGGGTAGATCAGTCATTTCTAACCATGAACAGCAACAAATTTCAGCACTTATAGTTTTGAAGATGTTTTAAAATTCGAAGTAATTTCACATCTCCCGTAGTCCATTAATCACACCCAACCCAAATCGTGCTTCTGGTGGTGGTATCCAGTTACCCTCAATATCATATcatatagaatatattttttgccgcTATAAATTAATTCGTTAATTTTACATGTAAACAGTTAGTTGACCCTTACAGTATAAAAACGTCCACTTTCTCATTtcctttcttaaaaatattcgtcCAAAAACAGTTTTCCGAAAATTTATTCTTCTGGAAACATGTCTTTAAAATGTACATTATTGTACAAAGGGAACTTAAAGTGGCTAAGTTTAAAGGAGGCAGTGGAAGGCTCCAAGTTTCCTCGCCTTCCCATACAATAAGGACACTCACAAATTTTTAATGCTACTTGTTAAGCGCCTGaacttttgtaaattaatataataatgcttGAAACAATGTGTGATTAAGTTTTCTCAACTTTTACACTGAAATTTAATAGTAAGAGTAGTATATTTCCCTCTTATTAGAGCCAAATGACTTTCATTATTCTCAACACTCTGCCTATTTCGGCCTGATACTATGAACAtactcataatttatttaatattttaccgCTTTGAATTTCTCAGCTTAGTGCTCAGCTCAGTGCAAGTTCAATGACAACTTTTTGGTTAGCAATTTCTTCTGTACAGAGTTATGATAATCAtcttatcattttgttttgataaaagcaGGCTCTTCACATGTTCTTAAGGTTTTTGATTTCAAGGATTTGATGCTTTAGATGGATTTAAGGGTTTTGGAGACGGTGGTCTGTCTTCGGCTGTAGATCTTCGTTGATCAGAGTTAACTATCTGATTTCaagatttttaacaattatttttgtcaacaGGCAGGTGAACCTCAAAATCAATCCACAACTGGGCGACTGCTTCAACTGGAGCATGACGCCCTCACAGAGCGAGCTGGTCGTGTTCGCAAGGATCAGTGACCCCGCAGTAGACCTGGAGACCACTCCACCAGACGGACCGTGGCTGGAGGCGACGGCGGCCGCAGTACCCTGGAGCTTGGGCGTCGATATCGCCATTTGGAATGCTGTTGGTAAGTATCATGTTTGTAAccttactttaaatattaaaagttcatatttttgtgttccTTTTCTCTGTTGGTGGGTTTGTAATGTCCCAAACGAAgagataaagattttttattcgtttgaaTGCTTATAAGATCACAATATGGCTCGCAGTTATAATTGTATGAAACCTTTAGCTGAGCATATTTTTTCTGGAATTTTGGTGGCTTTTGTATAACCATTTCCGTTCAAGAGTACCGAAAACCATTGCTTGGGAAGGCCATTTCGTTGGGTACCACAAGGAATTTCGAACCAATGTTAATTTACTGTGTacaataaaatagtacatcTCTGAACTACGCTAAACCTCTCAGTAATTGGGTCACAACAAGTTCCAGCCCCTAATGACACAACATGACGCTACATTAATTTTCTGTAATGCGAAGGCCAATGATACGTTTTCCAACTAGGCAGCAGAAGTTTTGTCTACCTAcctcataaaataattattctgcaCATTACATCAACTCTAAAGCAGTGAACCAGaataacaatgttttacttGTCTGCTCTACATGAACATTTGCAATTACCGTTTCATGAAACTACACAATCGATTTTAGTTGAATTTGGTACTCAGATTAAAACTCCAAGAAAGGATATAGTTTTCTATCTATATAACGCAACGGACCGTTGTTCTACAGGAAGATCTTAACATTTTCCAATAATGAATATCAAACCGTATAGCAAATCCAGTACCAAATccaatgtaaataaacagaagCAATGAAACGTctacagaaataaaatgaattgatgAAAGAACTTGAGAATTTACTGTGAAACTTTGAAAGCAAACTAAGAGAAACGAGTTTTTCATTTCGTGATCTAGAATAGCCATTTATAACAAACACTGTAAAAATGAACTTTgcaatataattatgatagtTGCTCGACTGGAAATTATGTAGAGCAAAATTTTCCTGCAAgtaaatcttatttttactgccggtagtatttattttagatgcTAAAGTGCTGAGGTTGTTAGTAAGAGCTgatacttacaaaaataacatagcAATGTCGAAATACCTATGTAAATCTGTTCATAAAACTATTACTCAATCACTAAACTGGTTTACCAAAATTCACTTGTACATGTTTTTgcttaaatatattaagtttttaacaaaaatcatCATAAATTAATAGTCGACAGTCAGTCAATTACAAAGCCTAACTCGATTAATTTTGcataataaaagagaaaattgCAGTGCATCATTTTTGGAGTTCCGATTCAACCTATAAcataacagacagacataaataaaatatagatttttcaCACCAGTATAAATTAAGTCTTAACAGCATTTACCATACCATTTCATACCCAGTTTCCAATTCAACAATACTGTTCCGCAAACAAAACTTCGGCAAAAGGTTCACCCGTTAAAATgggcaaaactattgcaataacACCCAACGGAGAGTTCATCTATCAATATTTCAGGTTGGGCGGGGTGGGGGGAGTGGGGGGCATGCAGCAGGACCTGCGGAGAGGGGAAGCAGACCCGCAGGAGGTACTGCTCCAAGCCAAGCTGCGAGGGGTACGGGGAACAAGGCAGGTCGTGTAACTCTTTCGATTGTGAAGGTAAGCAAAATGCCATTTTGAAGCTATGAAATCGTCTGGATGAGAAAAGGAAATCGATTAtttaattgagaaaaaaaaggaacgtgttcatttttttttcttaaaaagtaaattttgtgGTGTCGGTTGATTcctcataattaatttaaaagaagtaataaaaaacaaggcTCAAAACAATTACGTTCAATGCTTCTGTTTCATTTCCCCTCATGCCGAGCTTTTCCGCCCACCTGTTTAAAACTCAATACATAATTAGTACAAAACTTAGCGGCGTATAATTTGCGATCCGTGAACAATTCACACATTGTTACCAACTTTTAGGTCTACAATATTAATGCTTTTCGAGTACCTTTCACATGTAAGTTTTAAATCAATGCAAATTTCAAAtacaagtttaataaattacttaaatgaaAACCTTCAAAAATTAATCACAATTTCACATTATCACAATCTATTCCCAGAAAATCTCCTAACGTCCACTTAACCTAAAACGCAAACATTTCCGTAAACGTTCGACGTCACGTGAAAACTGTTTCCCTCCTAAACGTAAACGAATAttggattttaaattatttcgagACTAGCTCGTTAACTGACATCGTAACAGCATGAAATCGATAGGTCTAGTGGAAGTTGCCCAACTATTCCGATCAAGCATACGGTATGTAGGTGACATTTTGATAAAGCGATTTTGGACTAAAAACAGCTTGTAGATGAATAATTTTTTGATAGACTTTGACGTCGAACGTTGATTGACGGTGCTAACACGTGTGCTGGATATTTCGTTTGAAAATCAGTGCGAATTTTAAGCTGCAAGTTCTTGTAGTGACGCTTTATTTCGGACTCGAAAATGGAGAACAGTGAACTCTATTTTTAAGTGAAGAGACATATTACATCTAAAAAACCTTTGAGACACTTTTGtctattcaagtatttttttttcctaactGAAATTAATTTCTACTGTCTTTTATTGAAACTTGTCAACTTGCAATcacaatacattaaaaaaaaattgaacataaAATACTTCGAAGTACTTCTTGTCCTATCCTTTCTTTCATTTAACcgtttatttactaaaattctTCACTAGATACAATACAATCAAAgttcatataaaacaataagaaaGTTTGTAGACCCTGTTCTTAAATATGaccttacataataatataatgtagctTCATAATGTAGAGAACAATATCACGTACATACATCATCACAATTTATCGTAGGCACAATAAACCCACTGGCGCCGGGTGCCCGACGTAACTTCCACCCAGCCCAAGCCCGGTGGGGCTCCGTCGCAGACCGACCGCACGCCTTCAGTCTAAGACCTAACTCCTACATATGGATCGCGTCTTCAGAACTATTTTCAGCCGGGAAAACCTTTCCTCGGGAATTCACACTGTTTATCTCACTGAGATTGCGGCCGGAGGTAAGTTTCCCAACATaagtttgataatattattttatgtcgtgttttgataaaattaaagttcaaaatatgtagttatgtagttaaaatttaaattgatgtgTAATCTAATGTTTGACTATTTAATTGTTGAAAACTGAATGTTAGTTTCTTTTTCTCTACATGGTAGTCTTACTTGCAGTTAGATTAAATGCTTCAAGATTTATAAACGATTTGATATTTTCCGACATTTATTTCATTCTaagtgaaaaatgaaataaagatgttaaaaataaaattaacgagcAAACGAAAAATAGCAGTGAAATAAAATGGTTGTTGTCCAAATTGAATTCTGTAACAGTATATTTTTACAGCCCTGCATTGCCAAcgtaattatattcaatttcGATGCCGACCTCCGAATGGcgaaagaaattatttttgataaatccTCCTTTAAAGAGAGGTAAACggataattgaaaaatgaaatataacgACACtgcttttgttaaaaataaatgtattacctTTGTAGGGCTAATgccttttaaatagaatttaacaCATTTGGGAGAATAAAGCTTCATTTTATAGAGTGAATTAACTTAATTCTTCTTGAATTGCGGGTTAGGTGGCTTTctagtgtttttatttgttttaagtaatttattagtgGTCTGTTTATAGAGAATGTGTGTGTTTAAAAAGGAGTGATGTTATTTTTGATCTGGTATTCTAGATAAGTTACGTCATACAAAAAAAGTATctgactttttatttaaaagacatACAGactagaacatttattttttttcactgttAACAAGCTCCAACATAATCCCTACCTACTGGACTCTACAATTCAAATCTCTAACAGTCGTTTTCTTCACAGAGCGGTGGTTACGGTCAAGGCACCCTCTTCTCATTGAGGTCTCGAAGACGCACGGGATCCTTCCTATCATTGGAACTGGCTGGCAGAGGAGCCGCGAGACTGGTGCACGCTGGCTCAGGGTCATCACGCTCCATATACTTAGCTGTACCTTTGTATGACTTTCGCTGGCATCATATTGCTATCAGGTAtggttttttataataatttatagacgggtattttttttactttaagtgaAGTACGCACATAGAAAAGGcctaaaattaaattgtctatAATAGCTTAGAGCAATTACCTCCAATACATACAAAGTCATATCATTATTGAATAAGAGATCACCACAGCATTGGACGAAATTTAGATTTAAGCAAAAATCAGTACctacctaataataattaaacgatTTGTGGCCATTAATGCCAAGaaaatttgttaataatatctGACTGTTGATCACCTTTactttatgtaattaatatgatATAATGTACAAAGCGTAGCCCCGAGAGATTTAATAACTGtgttttctataaatatgtCTCCTTAATGAAAATCTCATTTGCCCATCATGGGCTGCCCTGagactaatttaattttgtgcgGTGCAACAAAATGAAAAGTAGAGGCGAACTTAACTGCTTCAAACATAAGGGTTCctcgtatttttaataacaaatataataaaattctacaGCTGatttaataaacagaaaaacaagtggcatataacaaaaatatatgaaaatttaattattaagagtttattttaattatctgtaGTGAACTGTAAGttcagataatttaaaaacaagagCTTTAAGAAAAAGATAGAACtagaatttatataatataggtAGATACAAAAATCTAACATGTATTCTGTTATTTCAAAAGCAATTCTGTCTTTCTTTCAAACAATACTTCGATAAGCGTAGCTATGCCAAAATAGTCTAGTAATCTCCACGAACActtgaaatattcaaaataatacgtACCTTACGATTTACTATTCCAAGCtgtgtaataaaatactaaaatcaatTACAAGTTCAGCTTGGAGTCTAGAGCCATTtctaaattctatatttttctcaggagaataaaacaaaaattcatgTTTAAATGTCAAAACCTCTACGAGTATCTTGTTTCTATAAAGGAGGCTCGAAGATCGTATACAGATAGAATCACACTATTGGGAACTCGGCTTGTACCACGAGCTTTTAAAAAAGACTGCTGTTGTTGTAGGAACGAGATGACGCTACGTGCAATGTAGAGCTCCATCTCGCTCTGAAActggaaaagtttttttatcagtTCATGGTAGAGCCGTTGAACATGGATATCATTCTCAAGGGAGACATAACCCTATCAGCTTTACCGACGGTAACGGAGTAGTTCGATAAGGGTTCCGAATCGAATTACTCAGTTTTGTTCCATCTATAGAACTGGTTCTAAATGGTAAATATTGTACTTTGCAATTTGGTTTCGCGATATTCGTTTGTTGGTCTAGTTTACAAAATATCTAGAATGCGTAGGCTAACgcttaatttcataaattaagtatataaaatggGTCTATAAACAAATACAGTTCATTTACGTAGTTTTATAATAGTAATCTGGTAGACTACTaaatgtaaacatatttattcagAACCAAGGTTGTAATTTTTAGTTCTTTtgggaattaaattatttaatacttgcGGCTGGTTGTAATTTTATTCTAGATGATTTAGTAAATATAAGTgtattcagtaaaaaatagtccAACAACTTTAATCAGGCACATTTTCTGTCAATCAAAAAGTACATTTatgtaaaatcttttatttgttatGCTCCTTATTTAGCCCACTGTATCTTACTGCTAGGCCAAAGTTATTCCAAATCATATAATGGAAGCAGCCCATACGATGAACCTGGACCGCTACCATTTCCTAGGCCGTCCGCAAAATAAATCCTCTTTGTCCCTCCCGTGGTCACAAATAGCAAATCACATATGAGTTTAGAAGAAGAAGGCCGAAATAACTCAAAAAAGCTTTACTTCTTGTTTGTTATTAACTATTCTTCTTTCTCAGCGTCCACGATGACAACACCGTACGGGCTTACGTTGACTGTCGCTGGCTCAGAACTGATGTTCTTGAGAAAGATGCACTCGACACTCCAAGAGATGCTGATCTCATCATTGGATATCTCTTCTCCGTAAGTACCTATTTggtgttttaatttgaataattttaaatacaaatagtaaCAAAAGTAACGAAttctaaaaaatatcttattctttatttatttcttgttatgAAATGTTGATTTGAAATGTCAAGCCATCCGTTTGTACATTGTTTCAATGATATTATGTAATCtctttaataatttgattttttttctttcatgctatcttttgatttataacattCTTGTGCAAATTGTATGGTAAAAGACcattcataaagaaaaaaaaactaaaaatgactTCAACTTTATCAAAAAAGAATGTGCTTCTTCTACGTAATAAAAACATAGAATACCATATCAGTTTCCATTCCCTGAACGCAACAGCAATTACAGATTTTCCGCCTTCGAGAGTTCTGTATTCATCATCTCTCTCTGGCAACTGTACTGTGAAGGCCGGTAAACATTTACATAGGACTGTGATTCCAATTTGACATACTGGACATCGGACATAGTATGATTGAGTTACCGAGCTGTGTAAATAAAGATGTGtgtttgtaatttatgtaactttcgttttatttatttagttgtttaCGTTGGACGGTTGTGTATTTAACGTATTTCTGATTTCTcgtatttctgttttttttctatttaagcAGTTTTGATGTGTCATTTGTTAGCCTATCAATAGATCCATTTACGTATATCACGCATtcgaaaaatgattttattttaactttatgttaaacaaaaacgaattttaTTTGACAGCGCAAAAGGTTCGtcatttcttattttctttttatcattattCAGGCCCTTTTTATAAATCTTCTTAAGCTTAACAAACAAGTGATttcttttgtattgttttatttattgctgcACTCTCCCAAATTCTCTTTGTATCTATCTATGCCTGTGAAATTTATTTGAGGTTTTGATGAGACATATAATCAAACCATTTTTTTAGAGAATTTAAACGGTAAAACATTATATTCTTCTTAATTTCTAGTCAAAAAACAAGGCAGATTTAATAAACCTGACCACACAAAATTACGTCACCAAGCAGCTAGAACAAAATTATCTAAACAAAACGAAGACTGCATCTGCGAAACAAAAGCATATCATACTTGACTCTACATTTATTCCTTATCTTTAACTATTGTTTCTTGAACAGGGCGACCTGGAACAGCTAGTCTTGGTGCCAAAAGCCGGCCAGGCTCAGAAACAGTGCTCGAGCCAAGTTGTCGGCCTGTCCACACCATACGTCACCATACACGAAACGTAACTGCGATCAAGATATGCCACAAAATTAAGAAGTCGAGTTAGTAACCAGAGTTGAAAGACGATTGTGATTTTTGATTTAGCTGGGTATTACATCTTGTGCATACATCGCGATTATTGTTAAATACACTGTAAGTAAATGTACATTAGGTTCAAAgttgcctgactagttttgtCTATTGATATGGATGCGTAGAGTGCTCCTAATTAAGGATTCCTTTTGAGCCTAAGGCTGATGAACATCTATGATTCTCGATGTATTTAACAGTAATTACGATTCATGCAAagcaattattgaaataatttataaatgaagtTATAAAAGGGGAATGCAGTCACATAATAaatatgcaaacaaaataaGGGTCAGTTTTCATTAACGCtgattgtttgaaaaatatggcAGCGGCTTTTTCAGTTCATTACCTAATGAACGCGTTGATCAAGTGagatcttattaaaatttactgttttaatttactaatatAATGAACCGATCCTTGTTTTACTCATATGTGAATTTTGACCTTTCTTATTCATGTAACGATCGACAATTTTCAAGaataatctataataatatgcctaaaaatatgacatgaaatattgtataaattagTATGATAACTCTGTATAGACTAAATAGATACATGTGAACATGTGAATTGTAAAAACAAAGgtatttgtttaagtattattacgaataaaagaaaatgtattgttCCCAATAagtcttgaatatttttcagCCCTGCGAACATGAATTGCTATTGTCttgtaatcaattattttattaatacgaactgcttaattatttgtattcttGGAATCAATAATTGGAACCCAGTGAGATATtttgaaaagttaatttatactttatgtCTACAGATAAGATTCTAAgattctattattataataactacaaTAGATAAACAAAGAACAATTGTTCTGATTGGTGTTtcagtagaatatttaaaaatgatcgtaaatatttatttgaatgattttGAATACTCgcgtaaaacaaaattaatcattatttttagagAGAAGAAGACGTGTAATATAAAATTGGagtattatgtaattttatttaatttatatatttatttatatggcattaaaataaatatttatataatggtAATAGTATAGCATTTGAAATAGCGTTTCTTACATTAGCTGGCCTAACGGAGTGTAAATATCTTTGATAGACcttcaataaatgtaaaatgttaggatggttagattttttttctcgtaaaTTAGTTAGTTGGTCTCATTCGTTTAGTTTGTCGAACATTTTGGATATTATTTGTAAACTGTGTAATGATATGAAAGGAACTGTTTATATTTCTCTTGGATAATGAAATAAAGAAGATTAtacatgaaaactttttttaattaaaccttaaaaCCTTGAACCTGCATCTAGCACATACTAATTCATACTTACAGACTCTCACATCACAGTTAAATGATAAACGTAAAGATGCTTTTTATACTAAAACATACACTTCTTCCTaggaaatagttttaaatagcaaaaaatgattttggaaAGTGACGTCTTTAGATACAAGTTAcatacaaaactattgttttattgttgaaGCTTGTTGGATTAACAGCTCTAGTCTAAAAGATAGTATGATCGTATGGAATTCCTTGATAATGTAAAAACCTACAAACATAGGCATTcttgtttaataattaacacGATCTTTACCAGTTCAACAGGCTTCGCTTTGATATGACTGATAGGTCTGGGATTTTCTCAAAAATTGTGGCTGAATGTTCTCAATATGTATTTTACGAGCTAAAAGCCTGTCTAAATATGATCGGCAAAGCCATGATTGAagataagtttaattatttgtttaaaatagtcCACGCATCTTCAGTTTAGTTAAGGGTGCTGCtcactttataaaatataaacaaacagacCTGTAACAGATGTGGTAAGTATTTGTActaaagctgaagagtatgtttgtttgaacgtccttatctcagaaactactggtccaatttgacGAAGTCTCGATAGATAGACCGTTTATTGAGAATATTTACAATCAAGCTATAATTAACATGATAGCACTAGAgcagtaataaaaaattgtaacaaaaacagtgtgaagataaaaaatatccttgcTTATATCTCCATAACTACTAGCTATTTTCTtagtaagatttttaatttcatagaaGCGACATGGCCTATAACAGTGTAACAATATATTACTTTCTCAACGGCAAGAGTCCTGCTTC
This genomic stretch from Trichoplusia ni isolate ovarian cell line Hi5 chromosome 25, tn1, whole genome shotgun sequence harbors:
- the LOC113505417 gene encoding uncharacterized protein LOC113505417, with amino-acid sequence MGVAMIWPTMGRFTNRDLLVVVLFLCRTIVCDSQCPKFAEKPLETRVQDASIVFRAVVVQTHYQSKTLDLALVSIYRGGVELASISQYAGSPYNTTDRQVNLKINPQLGDCFNWSMTPSQSELVVFARISDPAVDLETTPPDGPWLEATAAAVPWSLGVDIAIWNAVGWAGWGEWGACSRTCGEGKQTRRRYCSKPSCEGYGEQGRSCNSFDCEGTINPLAPGARRNFHPAQARWGSVADRPHAFSLRPNSYIWIASSELFSAGKTFPREFTLFISLRLRPESGGYGQGTLFSLRSRRRTGSFLSLELAGRGAARLVHAGSGSSRSIYLAVPLYDFRWHHIAISVHDDNTVRAYVDCRWLRTDVLEKDALDTPRDADLIIGYLFSGDLEQLVLVPKAGQAQKQCSSQVVGLSTPYVTIHET